TTCCACTGCATCGCTGCGGCCAGCACGACCGCCACGACGACGGCCACCAGGAGCACCTCGACTCCGTCCACCGGCTCTCCTCCTCGGCTCGTTCCCGTGTGACATCGGTGTGACGTGGTTCGCATTCATCGGGCGCCGCTCGTCACAGCCACGTGACATGAAGTATGGTCGACGAGGCAATGAGGCTTCGATGAACACGGTGCGTTCGTCGGGGCCTCGACGTGTATAGGAGGCCAATCACGTGTCCCACCTGCTGCTGCTGACGAAGAGCTCGCAGTCCTCGGTCGAGGTCCTGCCCTCGCTCGCGCTGCTCCCCCACCACGTCAAGATCCTGCCCGCGGAGGCCAGCGCCCTCATCGACGCGCCCCAGTGCGACGCCGTTTTGGTCGACGGCCGCCACGACCTGGCGCAGGTCCGCAGCCTCACGCGCGTGATCCGCACGACCGGCATCGAGTGCCCGCTCGTCCTCATCCTCACCGAGGGCGGCCTCACCGTCGCCGCCGCCGACTGGGGCATGGACGACGTCATCCTGACCACCGCCGGCCCGGCCGAGCTGGAGGCCCGCCTGCGGCTGGCCATGGGCCGCGTCGCCGCCGACGGCGACAAGTCCGAGGACGACAGCCACATCATCAGCGCCAGCGGCCTGGTCGTCGACGACGTCACCTACACCGCCA
This genomic interval from Aeromicrobium choanae contains the following:
- a CDS encoding winged helix-turn-helix transcriptional regulator, which encodes MSHLLLLTKSSQSSVEVLPSLALLPHHVKILPAEASALIDAPQCDAVLVDGRHDLAQVRSLTRVIRTTGIECPLVLILTEGGLTVAAADWGMDDVILTTAGPAELEARLRLAMGRVAADGDKSEDDSHIISASGLVVDDVTYTAKLDGRVLDLTFKEFELLKFLAQHPGRVFTRQQLLQEVWGYDYFGGTRTVDVHVRRLRAKLGPENETLIGTVRNVGYRFVSRRESGEVAAERAAERQESARRQVAGRA